AGGAAGCACCGCCTTTGCTCGACAACGGCGTCTGAAAACCCCAACTGCCCCGATTTACGGTTCATTTCGCCTCCAGCTATATATTGTATTACTATTGGTAATATAATATAGCATCATAAAAGCAATTATGCAAAGCTTTCATTTTCAAGTGGCGCTCTTTGGCCACGCTTTCCAGCTTGCAGATCATGTCTATGAACTCGACCGGCCGCACAGGTTTGAATAGACAATATGTTCCGCTCCGCGCCAGCTCCTCCCGGATGTCATGATCAGTCAGCTCCGTGATGACCAGTGTCGGAATGGCGATGTTCCTCTCCGGCTTGTCTTCCGCCAACATAGCTCGCATACCTGCATAAACTCCCTAAATACCCTCAACCGTTATTCATCTCTCACGCCAATGGGGAACAGCAAAAGCATTGCCAAAGCCGGGCGAAGGATTTAACAGTAATGCAATCAATCCGTTTACGCACACGGGTGAATGGACTGTCTAATGACAGGAGGTGTGAAGCGCGCGGCATAACATATGCGCATCCTTATAATTAAATAATCCTCCAGGGAGAAACTGCACGGTGGCGGACGCGTAGTTATCGGATGGTTAACATGATAATTTTCCTCCGGTTCCCGGTTGGAAATGGCGCGAGGATGATTTAAAGGTGGCGCATGGCGCTGGATAAACCGGCTTTAAAGAGCGAGTGGGACAGGCGGCGAAGTGTGAATATATTCACACCCCTTTCGCAAAATGTCAGTCAGCCTCACGCGAGAGCCGCTTGTTTAACGCCGAACGGGTCATGCCAAGCAATTTGGCGGCGATGGTCTGGTTGCCTTTGCAGCGTCTCATTGCCTCGTTAATGACAAAGCGCTCGGTTTCTTTCAAAGTTGGAAATCTTCCGGAATTATCATCTATCTGGATCGCCGCCTGTGGCGTATCTTCTGAAGGTGACAGGCCTTTTGGATATTCCCCCGTGGATTCGGCCGCGCCTATTGCAAGCCGGAAGCTTGAAAGCGAAAGCGTGCCTCCCGCGTGCCTGCTCACAGCGTCGTAAATCATCCCCTGCAATTCGCGTATGTTACCTGGAAAATGATATACGGAAAGAAGCGTCGCCAATTCCGCCGGCGGGCGCGGTCTCTTTTTCTCGAGGGCCTGCGCCGCCTCGCCAAGGCAATGATCTATCAGCGCCGGAAGATCTTCCCTCCTGCCGCGCAACGGGGGGATATTTATCTGGTGCGGGCTGATCCTGTAATAAAGGTCTTTGCGGAACTTGCCCGAACGCTGGAGCGAGAGCATGTCGTGGTTTGTGGCCATCACCAGCCTGGCGTTGGCCGCCTTTGGCAGATCGGAGCCTAATGGATAATATTCTCCCTGCTGGATCAGGCGCAGGAGCTTTATCTGTGACGCCTGCTCTAAATCCCCTATCTCGTCGAGAAAAAGGGTCCCGCCGGAGGCGGTCTCCACAAGCCCCTTGCGCTCCTGATCCGCCCCGGTGAACGCCCCTCTTCTGTGGCCGAAAAGGGCGTCGCTAAACAGTGTGTCGTCAAGCCCCGCCGCGTTCACCGCGACGAACTTTCCCTTGCGTCCGCTTATTTTATGGATCACCCTGGCCACAAGCTCCTTGCCCACCCCTGTCTCTCCGCTTATCAGCACCGGCCGGTTCGTGGGGGCTATCGACTCCACATACTGGAATATCGCCCTCATGGACTTGCTTGTGGTGACTATCCCGGAAAAGGCCGATGGATCTTTAAGTTCGTCGTTGACCAGATATTGCTTCAGGGATGAGTTCTGCCTCCTAAGCTCGCACAATTCCACGGCCCGGGCCACGGCGCTTGTGAACCTGGAATTTTCGGCCGGTTTTACTATGTAATCAAACGCCCCCAGTTTCATCAGGTCCACGGCGATGTTGAGGTCTGAATTTGCCGTCAGCACTATCACCGGGATGTCCGGCCATGTCTCCGTGATCGCCTGCGTAAGCTCGGAGCCGGAGAGGGACGGCATGGAAAGGTCGAGCACCACCACTTCGACATCCCTGGACTCCAAAAGCGGCAGGACCTCTCTGCTGTTCGAGATTTTGATGATGTTATTTATCCCCGCCATCCGCAGTGACGCCGAACAGCTTTCAAGCATGTGGGGCTCGTCGTCAACGAGGACCACAGGCAGGAGCGGATGGTCACCCATTTGCGTCACTCCCGCCGTTTGAGGCCGGCAGCGTGATTGTCACCACGGTCCCCGAACCCGGCATGGAGTCAAACCGCATGAATCCGGCGTGGCTGCTGATTATGTTGAATGAGATGGACAATCCCAGTCCCGTCCCCCCCAGCTCGCGTTTGGTGGTGAAGAAAGGATCTGTTATCCTCTTCAGGTTTTCCGGAGGTATCCCGACCCCTTCATCGGCTATTTTTATTGTCACCATCCCTTCGGTATCATCTCGTCCGGTCTGGATGGACACGCCCCGTTCTTTGCACGGGAGAGCCTGGCAGGCGTTGGTGATCAGGTTTATCATCACCTGTTCCAGCTCCTGGAAATTGCCGTTCACGAGCGGAAGGCCGCCGCCCAGCTTCATGTCGAAATTGCTGGTGGCCCCCTTTATGAAATGCGATGTGAGGTCCACGGCCTTCCTTGCGATATCGTTCACATCCACAGGGCGCCACGGGGCGTTCTCGTCGTATTGCGAGAAATCACGTATCTTCGCGGTGATGGCCTGTATGCGCCTGGAGCCCTCGATGACCCCTTCGAGAAGCCTTGGAATCGTGTCGCGGATCTCGGTGTAATTGACGCCGTGTATGACAAAGTCGCCGTTTTCCCTGTAATAGTCCTCAAGTACCGGCGACACCCCTTTCCAGGCGCTGGAGAGCAACGGCGCGTTGAACATGATGAAATTGTTCGGATTGCTTATTTCATGCGCCACACCGGCCGCCATTATTCCCAGCGACGCCATTTTGTCCGCCACGATCAACTGCTGCTGGTGGATCTTCACCTTCTCTTCCACTTCCTTTTCGCGGGTGATGTCGCGCCCCAGGGCCACATAACCGGTCCATTCAGACGAGTCGCCCAGAAGGGGGCTGACGGAAATTCCGAGGCAGCCCTGCCCGCCGTCCGGACGTATATATTGGAGTTCCTCGTGCCGTATCGCATCGCGGGAGTCGCGGCATTTGGCGACAATTTGCAGAAAACCTTCCCAATCCCACTTAATGCGAAGGTCCAGCACAGGCCTGCCGACCGCCTCCGCCGCGGTCACGCCGAACATCTTTTCGGCCACCACGTTCCATCTTCGGACCACGTCCTCATGGTCAACGCGCACAAGGATGGAAGATATGGACGAGATCATCAGCTCCGCGTCCTCGTACGCCTTCAACAGGGCGGCGGCGGCGTTGATGTAGTCCACCCGGCCGCTGGAGGTGAACCTGACGAGTGGATTGGGATTTTCCGAGGGGAACAGGGCAAGCCGCCTGATCTCCTCCTCGGCGTTTTTCCGCTCCGTGATGTCCTGCAGCATCGCCACGGCCATTTTTGCCTTGCCACCCCCCGGCTCCCTGATGGCGGAAAGCAGCAGGCGGCCCCATATGACGCTTCCCGTCCCTGAAATGTACCTGATCTCAACATGGCCGCAACCGTGCCCGCCAAGCCTGAATTCGGAATACAGCTCCCCGGTCTTTTCTTTGTCCTCCGGATGGGCAAGGCTGGAAAGAGTGCGCCCCATGAGGCTTTCCGCTTCCATCTGGAATATCTCCTGGAAACATGTGTTGGCCTGGTGTATCGTCCCCTCCATGTCCGTCACGGCGATGCCGATGGCCGAGTCCTCGAATATGGCGCGGAACTTCTCCTCGCTCACCGCCACGGCCTCCATCATCCTGTGGCGCTCCATGGCGTGGCGTATCGTCCTGTCCAAAAGCGCCGGGGTCAGCTCCTCCTTCACAAGGTAATCGGCGGCGCCGCACTTGATCGCTTCGATGTCCACATAATCGTTCCCCATGCCGGTGAGGAATATTATCGGAGTCTTGGAGCCGGCCTTGCGCGCCTTTGCCATAAGGTGAAGTCCGTCCTCCGAACCCAGCCTGTAGTCCAGAAGGGCCGTGTCGCGGCGGGTGGAGATGAGAAGGGCCAGCCCCTCTTCGAAATTAGGCGCCCAGCTCACGGAATAATCCCTGGCTCCGGATTCGGCGAGCATGTCGCGGATGAGGACAAAGTCGTCCTCGCTGTCGTCAATCATCAGGATGTCCACACAAGGAGCTTTATTCATGACAGACAATCCAAGTCCCGCGTCAACCGGAGAATTCCGGGCCTGCCGGCTGCCATGGACTGAGGCCCGAACGCGATGAAAGGGGATGCCGGACCAGAATTATTCCGGATTGGAATGGCGTGAATATATTTTCCGCGAAAGGGCTTTTGCGATCTGCCGCCCATTGGTTCTCAATGTCCGTTATCGGCGCCGCCTGTGTCTCATTCGAGGCCATAAACTGTCCTCCCCG
This Nitrospinota bacterium DNA region includes the following protein-coding sequences:
- a CDS encoding PAS domain S-box protein; this translates as MNKAPCVDILMIDDSEDDFVLIRDMLAESGARDYSVSWAPNFEEGLALLISTRRDTALLDYRLGSEDGLHLMAKARKAGSKTPIIFLTGMGNDYVDIEAIKCGAADYLVKEELTPALLDRTIRHAMERHRMMEAVAVSEEKFRAIFEDSAIGIAVTDMEGTIHQANTCFQEIFQMEAESLMGRTLSSLAHPEDKEKTGELYSEFRLGGHGCGHVEIRYISGTGSVIWGRLLLSAIREPGGGKAKMAVAMLQDITERKNAEEEIRRLALFPSENPNPLVRFTSSGRVDYINAAAALLKAYEDAELMISSISSILVRVDHEDVVRRWNVVAEKMFGVTAAEAVGRPVLDLRIKWDWEGFLQIVAKCRDSRDAIRHEELQYIRPDGGQGCLGISVSPLLGDSSEWTGYVALGRDITREKEVEEKVKIHQQQLIVADKMASLGIMAAGVAHEISNPNNFIMFNAPLLSSAWKGVSPVLEDYYRENGDFVIHGVNYTEIRDTIPRLLEGVIEGSRRIQAITAKIRDFSQYDENAPWRPVDVNDIARKAVDLTSHFIKGATSNFDMKLGGGLPLVNGNFQELEQVMINLITNACQALPCKERGVSIQTGRDDTEGMVTIKIADEGVGIPPENLKRITDPFFTTKRELGGTGLGLSISFNIISSHAGFMRFDSMPGSGTVVTITLPASNGGSDANG
- a CDS encoding sigma-54-dependent Fis family transcriptional regulator, which encodes MGDHPLLPVVLVDDEPHMLESCSASLRMAGINNIIKISNSREVLPLLESRDVEVVVLDLSMPSLSGSELTQAITETWPDIPVIVLTANSDLNIAVDLMKLGAFDYIVKPAENSRFTSAVARAVELCELRRQNSSLKQYLVNDELKDPSAFSGIVTTSKSMRAIFQYVESIAPTNRPVLISGETGVGKELVARVIHKISGRKGKFVAVNAAGLDDTLFSDALFGHRRGAFTGADQERKGLVETASGGTLFLDEIGDLEQASQIKLLRLIQQGEYYPLGSDLPKAANARLVMATNHDMLSLQRSGKFRKDLYYRISPHQINIPPLRGRREDLPALIDHCLGEAAQALEKKRPRPPAELATLLSVYHFPGNIRELQGMIYDAVSRHAGGTLSLSSFRLAIGAAESTGEYPKGLSPSEDTPQAAIQIDDNSGRFPTLKETERFVINEAMRRCKGNQTIAAKLLGMTRSALNKRLSREAD